A DNA window from Branchiostoma lanceolatum isolate klBraLanc5 chromosome 17, klBraLanc5.hap2, whole genome shotgun sequence contains the following coding sequences:
- the LOC136423234 gene encoding filamin-C-like isoform X4, translated as MAAADSDEETILQFTSSVYLRIRNSKTSLIDLNDISAGQRPPSSASSVCGSIRSTRYDTIAENPTDEQQPQLPSDEVFKSTEEEVQTYPFSDSGVSSLEEVFVRDSEDKTEDTETEVEKDPNQVEKKKLLLEDIRVLGHLTREDSSSESTLSIDESNAEEEDTPVQSTEESATEENIKESDPAKLNPEPTVPNPSQESSTAPPKEEIVQEPASNSNFARGEEGELEEGMSTKQAIQTHDARKSVLEDIRKIGEKRSPESADDQLDSKRSKPSYTSSESDDSLGKPPAYTQRAAVTPAEEVQSSLPPGGANPPVREPKTGSQIPQSVLAGGKPKGEPKKPRGVQEGNVRKKASFFRKKGQDDEELSKQPSPPPKIRTSGPGVMDRIKTFFGKEKTSYDLQQAQTDVGIRYGTSQTLPDQPKERKSLLELEEEAPKLRKAEVEVVEDEEKSLPTPTVVRSQRPREPSTPPRNGVDSKVSMKAAAPEVKAAPVPEVNASTAGPSAELPTKDAKLERKTSTSTDNTSASSLDLPKKKKLKKKERKSSTFSKSSVSSLSSVDDRKGGPMDMDAEDSNLPPSRVVGSKGSSLKRESSPEVKSTPPLEVQKPPSPVVKTAPPIEMKKTPPLEVKAPPPAEVQHAPPPVQKVSPPVVKAAPAVEVQRPSSPIKRATPPPEVKRPSSPVKKTSPVNEVRAPSPAKSASPIEKERTPSPAKSASPVEKPRTPSPAKNASPVVDAPAESALPAEKVPTPTPAKNASPVEKPRTPSPAKSASPVEEAPAESALPAEKVPTPTPAKSASPVEKPRTPSPAKSASPVEEAPAESALPAEKVPTPTPAKSASPVEKPRTPSPAKNAAPVVEAPAESALPVEKVPTPTPAKSASPVEEVPAESALPAEKVRTPSPTKSATPVEKARTPSPPKSVSPPMLSSSPPPVQKPVVRTAQPKKTLDPSPRVRETVSPMYVVEPAEPVKTTPPPVLPQAKQVTQVETQSPAPPVNNSVSLHTARSPVEIEGARNSVLSNIKQLREESSSSSDSEKAAAPTTKTPMESPTFPVEAPPTVVEEVHSAPPPTMEAPNDKSIVEKIKDKADDIFTKKSTLKGKTIEGREIDDVDQLKEILKKKKGAKIIIVTDDELTSSSSSDEEPEKPPPPMPEKVALAPADTAYSTPPSSSKLLNGEPETSGKVIVSGSGLGHVPVHRTARFAVTAENVDELPMEIIVTGPRKDRLPCRYNDANGSIQVEYVPEEVGEHDISVKYNGTEVPGGPFVCHAYDITKIKVSEAKWDVGKDVEVPIDTSRVGHGNLSASVSKDGRDINSKLIDQGDGKQLLTFNPGGVGLYNIGLTFNKTNVPVRCPVIDPNKVVVKGEGYRRGHYLPVGDTVSFNVDTTESGDAPVVATVTDAVERDVPCDVYKDGSIHTAAYTPKEAGDHKVNVKFAGLTVASSPVTVHAYDINKVSLGPLSKRDELGYVSSIVETKKAGPGILHTSVTTKDEVVSHNCDKLDTGKYKVSFQPKRLGQYEVHAEFNDITVPGSPLVYENFDTSDIMVSGEGLGNVPAGKLAKFQVDASKTPGGDVVVKIAGPSDDSAVEGEIVEEDDIYTVLYIPAEVGQHEFLVLKDDVTIQGAPFISHAYDPSKTQVSDQSKAKIGDRVEIQIDTRKAGRGTLGGEVRSNGRTIPSQMSSTHPGLYSLCYTPDRSGQYSSILRFNKEDVPGSPYVCTVASAEEVQVKGEELVPVGQSALWEIDTSRAGDGEVTVKIAGPRKGADYAGSVTPSDVDKVTNVEYLPSDVGQYDFLVLFDGEPVKQEPFISHAYDASAVAVNAQERGKIGKEVCHKVDTTNAGQGVLKAVVAAGGQDVPSNLTSAGEGLYDLTFTPKTSAAHLTTFSFNDEVVKGSPFTTALSTPEDIVVMGAGMGDQKCIPVNKEAIMKIDATKAGDEEVVVKVAGPTERDFPCEMNAEDQIYSVNFTPVDVGDHKFMVKYGEEEVKESPFIAHAFDPSKVEVQSVPKAKLGQQVSLKVDGRNAGKAELTGEISKDGDKVPSELWKTDDGRHMMTFVANELGTYNAHIRHGGLPVEGSPFPCKVFNMDAIDVHGDGVSETIPLPVNEKTAFYMETKGPGNVEDALVKVFDPTGKDVPANITSHNGTYTVDYTPREIGPHKVRVHYDEKEVSGSPYIVNVFDANRIRADPDRTATVNQPVNIKVDARDAGPGKLTYTVDPIVSDVMTEPSRDQYLVQYTPTQPGTYSVHMKYNNKPVPGSPFQFLVLDTKNIMVMAENLSKIPVNEKAYFFVGGADNDDLLGVHVRDPKGLPLRYEVEDSLVSFIPQDVGRHDVSVFFSGKGVTGSPFTFEAYDVSKIVVTLLDHSFVGKETSFQGILHHAWQPVFQCMANASIT; from the exons ATGGCCGCCGCTGATTCCGATGAGGAGACAATCCTGCAATTCACTTCTTCAGTATACCTCCGAATAAGGAATTCAAAAACATCCCTCATCGATCTCAACGACATCTCTGCAGGCCAAAGACCTCCATCTAGTGCTTCATCAGTCTGTGGGTCCATCCGTTCCACTCGATACGATACTATCGCAGAGAATCCTACCGACGAACAACAACCGCAGCTTCCATCCGACGAAGTCTTCAAGTCCACCGAAGAAGAGGTCCAAACGTATCCGTTCAGTGACTCAGGAGTAAGCTCACTCGAAGAAGTGTTTGTTAGAGACTCCGAAGACAAAACCGAGGATACAGAGACAGAAGTAGAGAAAGATCCAAACCAGGTAGAGAAAAAGAAATTGTTGCTTGAAGACATAAGAGTTCTTGGGCATCTGACAAGAGAAGATTCATCGTCAGAGAGTACCTTGTCCATAGACGAAAGCAACGCCGAAGAGGAGGACACTCCTGTTCAAAGCACCGAGGAATCAGCTACAGAAGAAAATATTAAAGAATCAGATCCTGCAAAATTGAATCCAGAGCCTACTGTTCCAAATCCTTCACAGGAAAGTAGTACAGCTCCACCCAAGGAAGAAATCGTCCAAGAACCTGCCAGTAACAGCAATTTTGCTAGAGGAGAGGAGGGAGAGCTAGAGGAAGGGATGAGTACTAAGCAAGCAATACAGACACACGACGCACGTAAGTCAGTTCTGGAAGACATTCGCAAAATCGGTGAGAAGCGATCACCGGAGAGCGCAGACGACCAGCTAGACAGCAAAAGAAGCAAGCCCTCTTATACTTCGTCCGAGTCAGACGATAGCTTAGGAAAGCCACCTGCGTATACACAGCGTGCAGCTGTAACACCAGCCGAGGAGGTACAGTCCTCTCTGCCGCCAGGTGGAGCAAACCCTCCCGTTAGAGAACCGAAAACAGGCTCCCAGATCCCACAGAGTGTCCTCGCGGGTGGTAAACCGAAAGGCGAGCCTAAGAAACCTCGGGGCGTCCAAGAAGGAAACGTCAGGAAGAAGGCAAGCTTCTTTCGCAAGAAGGGACAGGACGACGAAGAGCTAAGCAAACAACCGTCACCGCCACCGAAGATAAGGACGTCAGGACCCGGCGTCATGGATAGAATCAAGACCTTCTTCGGTAAAGAGAAGACAAGTTATGACCTCCAGCAGGCACAGACCGACGTTGGTATCAGGTATGGTACGTCCCAAACCTTACCAGACCAACCAAAGGAGCGTAAGTCTCTTTTGGAGCTAGAAGAGGAAGCTCCAAAACTAAGGAAAGCAGAGGTAGAAGTTGTAGAAGACGAAGAGAAAAGCCTGCCGACTCCTACAGTGGTGAGGTCTCAGCGCCCAAGGGAACCTAGTACACCACCAAGAAACGGTGTTGATAGCAAAGTTTCAATGAAGGCTGCAGCGCCTGAAGTTAAAGCAGCACCAGTTCCAGAAGTCAATGCCTCTACTGCCGGCCCCAGCGCAGAACTACCGACAAAGGATGCAAAACTCGAGAGGAAGACATCAACATCGACAGACAACACATCTGCAAGCAGTCTTGATCttcccaagaagaagaagctgaaaaagaaagaaaggaagagtTCTACTTTTTCTAAGAGTAGCGTGTCCTCCCTCAGCAGCGTGGATGACAGAAAGGGAGGGCCGATGGATATGGATGCTGAAGATTCCAATCTTCCGCCGAGCAGAGTAGTCGGATCGAAAGGATCCTCGTTGAAGAGAGAGTCCAGTCCAGAGGTAAAAAGCACCCCTCCACTCGAGGTACAGAAACCTCCTTCTCCTGTCGTGAAAACGGCTCCTCCGATCGAGATGAAGAAAACTCCTCCCCTGGAGGTAAAAGCACCTCCTCCGGCGGAAGTACAGCACGCTCCCCCTCCAGTCCAGAAGGTGTCTCCTCCAGTCGTAAAAGCGGCTCCTGCAGTTGAAGTTCAGAGGCCGTCTTCTCCGATCAAAAGAGCGACTCCCCCTCCTGAGGTAAAGAGGCCGTCGTCTCCGGTGAAGAAAACGTCTCCTGTTAACGAGGTAAGAGCACCTTCTCCAGCAAAAAGCGCTTCGCCTATAGAAAAAGAACGCACACCTTCCCCGGCAAAAAGTGCTTCGCCTGTAGAAAAACCACGCACACCTTCTCCAGCAAAAAATGCTTCGCCTGTAGTAGACGCCCCAGCTGAAAGTGCTTTGCCTGCAGAAAAAGTACCCACACCTACTCCAGCAAAAAATGCTTCGCCTGTAGAAAAACCACGCACACCTTCTCCAGCAAAAAGTGCTTCGCCTGTAGAAGAAGCCCCAGCTGAAAGTGCTTTGCCTGCAGAAAAAGTACCCACACCTACTCCAGCAAAAAGTGCTTCGCCTGTAGAAAAGCCACGCACACCTTCTCCAGCAAAAAGTGCTTCGCCTGTAGAAGAAGCCCCAGCTGAAAGTGCTTTGCCTGCAGAAAAAGTACCTACACCTACTCCAGCAAAAAGTGCTTCGCCTGTAGAAAAGCCACGCACACCTTCTCCAGCAAAAAATGCTGCGCCTGTAGTAGAAGCCCCAGCTGAAAGTGCTTTGCCTGTAGAAAAAGTACCCACACCTACTCCAGCAAAAAGTGCTTCGCCTGTAGAAGAAGTCCCAGCTGAAAGTGCTTTGCCTGCAGAAAAAGTACGCACACCTTCTCCAACTAAGAGTGCTACACCTGTTGAGAAAGCACGCACACCCTCCCCACCTAAGAGTGTATCACCCCCGATGTTATCAAGCAGTCCTCCCCCCGTACAGAAACCCGTCGTCAGGACCGCCCAACCGAAGAAGACCCTCGATCCATCACCGCGCGTGCGCGAGACGGTCTCCCCGATGTATGTCGTCGAACCAGCCGAACCTGTGAAGACCACGCCTCCTCCTGTTCTACCTCAGGCTAAACAGGTGACCCAGGTCGAGACGCAAAGTCCCGCCCCGCCTGTCAACAACAGCGTGTCCCTGCATACAGCACGAAGCCCGGTGGAAATTGAAGGGGCTCGAAATTCTGTTCTCAGCAATATCAAGCAACTTCGTGAAGAGTCGTCATCGTCATCGGACAGCGAGAAAGCGGCCGCCCCGACAACTAAAACCCCCATGGAGTCTCCGACCTTCCCAGTCGAAGCACCGCCTACCGTTGTCGAAGAGGTACACTCGGCACCACCGCCCACTATGGAGGCACCTAATGACAAATCAATTGTCGAAAAGATAAAAGACAAAGCTGATGACATCTTTACTAAAAAGTCCACCCTTAAGGGAAAAACGATCGAGGGTAGGGAGATTGATGATGTTGATCAGTTGAAGGAGATacttaagaagaagaagggagCGAAGATAATAATTGTGACTGATGATGAGCTGACGAGTTCGAGTTCCAGTGACGAGGAGCCGGAGAAACCACCACCACCCATGCCGGAGAAAGTGGCGCTAGCCCCGGCAGACACTGCCTATTCCACCCCTCCTTCTTCTTCAAAGCTCCTCAATGGAGAACCAG AAACTTCCGGAAAGGTGATCGTTTCCGGGTCAGGCCTGGGACATGTTCCGGTTCACCGCACGGCTAGATTCGCTGTCACCGCCGAAAATGTGGACGAGCTACCAATGGAAATCATCGTCACGG GACCGAGGAAAGACCGCCTACCGTGCCGCTACAACGACGCCAACGGCAGCATTCAGGTGGAGTATGTGCCTGAAGAAGTCG GTGAACATGACATTTCTGTCAAGTACAACGGCACAGAAGTTCCCGGCGGTCCCTTCGTCTGCCATGCCTATGACATCACCAAGATCAAGGTCAGCGAGGCCAAATGGGACGTTGGCAAGGACGTAGAAGTTCCGA TTGACACATCACGAGTCGGACACGGGAATCTCAGCGCTTCTGTTTCCAAAGATGGCCGCGACATCAACAGCAAGCTGATCGACCAGGGCGACGGCAAACAGCTGCTGACCTTTAACCCTGGGGGTGTCGGCCTGTACAACATCGGCTTGACCTTCAACAAGACAAATGTGCCCG TGCGCTGCCCAGTCATCGACCCGAACAAGGTAGTAGTTAAGGGAGAGGGGTACAGACGAGGACATTATCTACCCGTGGGAGATACCGTGTCATTCAACGTGGACACCACGGAGTCCGGGGACGCCCCTGTGGTAGCAACGGTGACAG ATGCGGTAGAACGCGACGTCCCCTGCGACGTGTACAAAGATGGATCGATCCATACGGCAGCATACACGCCCAAGGAAGCAG GTGACCACAAGGTGAACGTGAAGTTCGCTGGACTGACCGTGGCCAGTAGCCCCGTGACTGTACATGCCTACGACATCAACAAGGTCAGCCTGGGTCCACTCAGCAAGAGGGACGAACTGGGATATGTGTCCAGCATCG tgGAGACCAAGAAAGCTGGACCAGGCATACTCCACACGTCTGTGACCACCAAAGATGAGGTAGTGTCTCACAACTGCGATAAACTGGACACCGGCAAATACAAGGTCTCCTTCCAACCGAAGAGGCTGGGGCAGTATGAAGTCCACGCCGAGTTCAATGACATCACAGTTCCAG GTTCACCATTGGTGTACGAGAACTTCGACACGAGTGACATCATGGTGAGCGGGGAGGGCTTAGGGAACGTGCCCGCCGGGAAGCTCGCCAAGTTCCAGGTGGACGCTAGCAAGACTCCAGGAGGGGACGTGGTCGTCAAAATAGCAG GGCCTTCAGACGACTCTGCTGTGGAAGGAGAGATTGTTGAGGAAGACGACATCTACACAGTGTTGTATATACCAGCTGAAGTTG GTCAGCATGAGTTTCTGGTCCTGAAAGATGACGTGACCATCCAGGGTGCACCCTTCATCTCACACGCATATGACCCTAGCAAGACACAAGTGTCGGATCAGAGTAAGGCCAAGATCGGTGATAGGGTAGAAATACAAA TCGACACCAGGAAAGCTGGAAGAGGAACGCTAGGAGGCGAAGTGAGGTCCAACGGAAGAACCATTCCCAGCCAAATGTCATCTACCCACCCCGGCCTGTACAGTCTCTGTTATACTCCTGATAGGTCCGGACAGTATTCCTCAATCTTAAGGTTCAACAAGGAAGACGTGCCGG GTTCGCCGTACGTCTGTACTGTGGCTTCGGCCGAGGAAGTGCAGGTCAAGGGAGAGGAACTGGTTCCGGTGGGACAGAGTGCATTGTGGGAAATTGACACCTCGCGCGCCGGCGACGGTGAAGTCACCGTGAAGATTGCCG GTCCGAGGAAGGGAGCAGACTACGCCGGTAGTGTGACCCCATCAGATGTGGACAAGGTCACCAATGTAGAGTACCTTCCGAGTGACGTAG GCCAGTATGATTTCCTGGTCCTCTTCGATGGGGAGCCAGTGAAGCAGGAGCCGTTCATTAGCCACGCGTACGACGCCTCGGCTGTAGCGGTGAACGCACAGGAGAGAGGGAAGATCGGGAAGGAAGTTTGCCACAAAG TGGACACTACGAACGCTGGGCAGGGTGTCCTGAAGGCTGTTGTGGCTGCGGGTGGACAGGACGTGCCGTCCAATCTGACTTCAGCCGGAGAAGGGCTGTACGATCTGACGTTCACCCCCAAAACTAGTGCAGCCCATCTCACTACCTTCTCCTTCAATGACGAAGTCGTTAAAG GGTCTCCATTTACAACGGCCCTGTCGACCCCTGAGGACATCGTGGTGATGGGAGCAGGGATGGGCGACCAGAAGTGCATCCCAGTCAACAAGGAGGCCATCATGAAAATCGATGCCACTAAGGCCGGAGATGAGGAAGTCGTCGTTAAAGTGGCTG GACCTACAGAGAGGGACTTTCCCTGTGAAATGAACGCAGAGGATCAGATCTACAGTGTCAACTTCACACCCGTGGATGTTG GTGACCACAAGTTTATGGTGAAGTATGGAGAGGAAGAAGTCAAGGAAAGTCCGTTCATAGCGCACGCCTTTGATCCCAGCAAAGTCGAAGTTCAAAGTGTCCCGAAGGCCAAGCTTGGACAGCAAGTATCTTTGAAAG TTGACGGCAGGAACGCGGGCAAGGCTGAACTTACCGGAGAGATCAGTAAGGATGGAGACAAGGTGCCATCCGAGCTGTGGAAGACAGATGACGGACGGCATATGATGACCTTCGTTGCCAATGAACTTGGAACGTACAACGCCCACATCCGACACGGCGGTCTTCCTGTGGAAG GGAGCCCGTTCCCGTGCAAAGTGTTCAACATGGACGCCATTGATGTCCACGGAGATGGTGTGAGCGAGACCATACCTCTTCCTGTGAACGAGAAGACAGCATTTTACATGGAGACAAAGGGACCAGGGAACGTGGAAGATGCCTTGGTGAAGGTGTTCG ATCCCACGGGTAAAGATGTGCCTGCTAACATCACATCACACAACGGAACTTACACGGTAGACTACACTCCAAGAGAGATTG GTCCACACAAAGTCAGAGTGCACTATGACGAGAAGGAAGTGTCTGGCAGTCCCTACATCGTGAACGTTTTTGATGCCAACAGAATACGCGCTGACCCGGACAGGACTGCCACAGTTAACCAACCTGTCAACATCAAAG TGGACGCAAGGGATGCTGGTCCGGGCAAACTGACCTACACAGTCGATCCCATCGTCTCCGACGTCATGACAGAGCCCTCACGTGACCAGTATCTCGTGCAGTACACTCCGACCCAACCTGGAACCTACAGCGTCCACATGAAGTACAACAATAAACCT